CAATTGTATCAAGTAGAATAATTCCAAGAATaaaaaaaggaaaataaaaacagaaagaaaaaactgAAAAACAatttgaaaaaaaaaaaaaaaaccgaaaaaaaaaaattgaaaaaaataaaaaaaaattaaaaaaaaaaattaaaaaaaaataataaaTTTAAAAAGGTAAAAAGACATCAAGGTGCTCGTGTGTCTGTCTGTGTCTGTAACTTTGtgtcccctcccctccctcgctTGCAACCCCACCGCCGCACTGTGCTGCCCGCAAACCAACCATTTTTCAAGGTAACTTTATGCATGTGAGATCCAATTGGGCCTCACTGGCGTCATGTCACATATTCACTCACCACTCATAATTACCCTCGTTAGCTTAAACATCCCTAACTGCCACTTACAAGATGGATGGTGGCCTTATCGAGGATATATCTCACAACCCAGACCCCATAGCAGAACTCATCGAAAACTACAATGAGCTCAACAGCTCCGTCATCGAAGAGCTCACCGAGGAGCCAAGTCCCCTCGAGTTTATGAGATATGTCGCCACAAACACCCCCTTCGTCGTACGAGGCGCCGCCAAGGACTGGAAAGCCACCAAAGAGTGGAATGTCGACTTTTTGAAAGACTTTCTCAAACACGAGACGGTGAATGTAGCCGTGACGCCTCACGGGTATGCTCACCTTGTTGCTTCGCATAAATCTCATACTAACCTCCCTCAAGCAACGCAGACgccccaacaccacaccctaccccatcctcccccctcgtcTTCGCCCAACCCCACGAAGAAGACCAGCCCTTCCCCGTCTTCCTCGATTACCTCACCACCCAgtcctccctcccagccGGCGGTGAGCCCATCGGCGAAGTGAGATACGCCCAGACCCAAAACGACAACCTCCGGCATGAATACCTCCGCCTATTCTCccactgcctcccctccatccccttcGCCCGGATAGCCCTCGACCGGGACGCCGACGCGATCAACCTCTGGATAGGAAACCAgcactccaccaccgccctccacAAAGACAACTACGAAAACATCTACGTCCAGATCCGCGGCCGGAAACatttcgtcctcctcccgcccATCTGCCACCCCTGCGTGAATGAGCGGTTGCTTCCCTCGGCAGTCTACTCACGCAAGACCACTTCCCCAACCGAAGCAGCCAATAAGGAGGAGCtggcatcatcaccagaaGCAGATGGGTCTACATCTTCACCCTCATACCTAGAGCTCAAAGTCTCGGAGCAAAAagtccccttcccaacctggGATCCCGACCACCCTTTTCAAAACGAAACAGAATACTCCTGCCTCGCCTGCCCTGTGCGAGCCAGTTTAAATCCAGGGGACATGTTATATCTTCCCGCGTTATGGTACCACAAGGTAGCCCAGAGCGTCGACAACGAAGGGGTTTGTGTAGCAGTCAATTACTGGTACGACATGGACTTTACCGGGCCCCTCTACCCCCTAAGCACATTTGTTCGTTCAGTCTACAAAAAAGAGTtgaggggagaagaggaggaaaaggaggaggaaaaggaggaggaagagggggaggagaaagaggcaGTGAATGAGCAAGACCTGGTTGATAATGCTGAGCAGCACCAACGCTTGACATAAATCACAAAAAAATTGTAAAAGATCCCATGCAAATGACTTCAACATATGCCTGATATATCCCAGGTATAAACATTTTCCCAACCATTAAACCCcctatttcttcttcttcgccacCCTCTTCAGCgccctcatctccttcttcatcctaGGATCAACCATCTTatacctccccttcacccccttcGGCCTCCCCTGCAACCCTCTATTTGCCCCCGCAGCCTTCACCACCTTAACCggcgccttcctcttcttcttgttcgcCTGCGCAATCAGCTTCGAGATGCtgctcgccttctccttctcattCAACCCCTCATCGCCCATCAGCAtatccgccttcttcttcagcttctccagcttctgcGCCTGCTTaaacttcttcctcgccctaGCCTCAGCCACCTTCTTGATCGGTCTGGCATTGTACGCcctcagcttctccttgatcgcCTGCGCGGCTtccttggtgatgggcttGTGCGGCTTGTCATGCTTCttctcgtcgtcgaggaacCAGTCTGGGAGGCCGTCGCGGTCTTTGAGGGCGTATTTGTTGTAGCCGTCGTCGATGACGTCGTGGACCGTCTTTTCGCCGCGGGCGAGCTGGTGGGCGAGCGTCATGGCTTCTGCTGTGACGATGTCGATGTCTGTAATTCTCATCAGTATATTGTCATGACGGGagcgaaaagaaaacataccagGCTtggcatccttcttcttcttcttctccaccgcctcccagTCAGAATCCGAatcctgctcctccgccttTGGCCGCTTGACAATCTCAAACGTAttatccttctccttcttcgcagcagcagccgcctcctTGCGCATCTTCTTTTGCTGCTCGATGCTTGGAATATCGTCATCCGATGACTCAGcggcctcctcatcttgCAGCACttgcacctcctcctcttctccctcctcttcctcctctatCTCACCCAAAATGTCCGCAAAAACCTCATTTTCGAAGAACCGGTTCGCACGTTTCGAAagcccttccttccccttgccCTTCCCATCAAGATCGCTTATCAGCGGcttctcatcaacatccatctcatcctcatcctccgaaTCCGACCcgctctccatctccaaatcgctctcatcatcactgttCCCCTTCTCGTCAGCCGAGAcgccctcccactcctcatcgtcgtgctctttcctcgccttcttggcccGGTATTTCGCATCAGCCGCCGACTTGCGCTCTTGATACTGATCATAAAGACCGTCCAgttccctctccaacctatcaccatcctcgtcgCTCTCATCGTCCGTATCCCCCGAGGAGCCGATTCCAGAGTCGaatcctctcctcttctgctcggcctccttgataaccaccatcttgcccttggcAATCTTGCGCAGCGCACCGTTTTCGTCAACGGCCTTGAGCTTAAAGATTTCGCCCTCACCTCTTGGACCCTCCTGCTCCATGCCGATATCCATAGGCGCCGTCATGTGCATTTGCATGCGCATAATCTCCTTGGTCTTAGCCTCATTGGCGTTTCTcctttccctcttcttcttgcccttctccttgtcggcGATTCTCTGGAGCTCCTCCTGGATTctcatctcctcatccatcgGTTCCACCTCGGCCACTTCGTCGGCCAAGCTGGCCTTTGCTGATTTCTTGGTGGGGAAACCAAAGATCTCCCGGACCTTCAAACGCCATTTCAAGAGGAGCTTGAATTCTTTTCTCCCGAGAACTTTCAAATCGGCGCAGCATGTGCGGATTTCTTCGGTGGTCTCGGGGAGTTTGTCCAAAGCCGCCAGGGCCACATCGCCGTTTGTCGCTTGCTTGAAGGTCAAGGCGTTGTATTGACCAAGAATGGCGATCGGATCGGTAGTCTGGATGAACTCGCTCGCGGCAATCTCCTTGTACTGGGTGTAATCACCCTCCTCGTAAccatctctcttcctctttttgaTTTCGGGGTTGTAGACCTTGGCCTCGTTGTTGGGAGCCGTATCGGCGACATCTTCGAAGACGGTGCGGGGGTCGAGCAAGCGGGGATCGAGCTTCTTGGGCGCCTTGTAACCCAAGCAAACAACGAAAATTTCGGCCGAGACGTTACGCGAGGAAGGGGGCTTGGTGGCTTCGACCTTGGTGAACAGCTGCTTGAGAACCCAGAGGAGAGAGTTGTAATCTTTCGATCGGAAAACTTTGGTGACAAAGGCGCCGCCCTCGATCAGGAATTCGGTGGCGAGCTTCAGAGAGTGAAGCGCAAGCTCGGCTTGGTTGAACGAATCCTGCACCCAGGCGGTACCGACGTTGGGCGCACCGTCGTGGAGGACACAGTCGGCTTTCCAGGTCTTCAAGTGGGTTCGGATCGTGGCGCGGCACTtttcggtggtgatgtcgctCTGGAAGGTGATGACCTTGGGGATGGGCTTGATGGGAGAAAGATCGAcaccgatgatgatgctgtctTTGGGCATAGTCTCTGCAGCTACTTGACACCACGACTATCTCATCGTCAGCGCATACCAAAGAGGGCCTGAcgtcaaaaaaaaaacatacacCGGGCGCGGCGCAAAGATCGAGCACGACCTTGCTCTTCTCGAGGAAGCCATATTTCTTGTTGAGCTGGATGAGCTTGAAAGCAGCACGAGCTCTGTagcccttctccttggcgaGCTTGTACCACTTGTCCAAGCGGCCTTTGCCGTGCTTCTTCTGGATCGCCATGACTTCGTGATGATTCCCGGGTTggcgacagcgacgacgaggggACCCACGGGGATTTGGAGTCGTGGTTGTGTCGCTGCAAGGCTTGGGAAATTTTTTGGAGGAGACTGCGGTCCGATAAGCGATAAGCGAAAGCCACTTGTTTCCTTGACGTTGGGACCCCGCTCTGCTGCACAGCTGCAGGCACTTCAGTGGCTGGGTGGGGCTCTCTTTACGCGCAATTGGCACGCGTGATTGGCCTGTCGCGATGGCTGGAGGTCGCTGGAGCTCAGCACTGACGTCTGATAGGACTCTTTTATACGCACGACCGGCGCGTCCAGCCTCAGAGCACATGGAAGCGTGTACCGCGTCTTGCAGGCAAGTGCCCGCCAGAAAGAAGACGCCAAATGTTGGCAGCCCCCGCTCGCCTACTCTTCTGACATCAGCAAACCTCGGATGAACTCTCTTCGACACAATGGTTCCATTTTCTGCTTTATGAAAGATTGTCTCCTGTCTCCTGTCTCTTGTCTCTTGTCTCTTGTCTCTTGTCTCTTGTCTCTTGAGACTGTGCCATTACCGTCCCGGTCCTCCCTTCGAGCCACGTTCCCAGACATATCTCTCTGTATATCAGTTCAGTTCAGCCGCCTCCACCTATTACCGCCATTTTGTCGA
The sequence above is a segment of the Podospora pseudocomata strain CBS 415.72m chromosome 2 map unlocalized CBS415.72m_2, whole genome shotgun sequence genome. Coding sequences within it:
- a CDS encoding uncharacterized protein (EggNog:ENOG503NZ2I; COG:I), yielding MDGGLIEDISHNPDPIAELIENYNELNSSVIEELTEEPSPLEFMRYVATNTPFVVRGAAKDWKATKEWNVDFLKDFLKHETVNVAVTPHGNADAPTPHPTPSSPLVFAQPHEEDQPFPVFLDYLTTQSSLPAGGEPIGEVRYAQTQNDNLRHEYLRLFSHCLPSIPFARIALDRDADAINLWIGNQHSTTALHKDNYENIYVQIRGRKHFVLLPPICHPCVNERLLPSAVYSRKTTSPTEAANKEELASSPEADGSTSSPSYLELKVSEQKVPFPTWDPDHPFQNETEYSCLACPVRASLNPGDMLYLPALWYHKVAQSVDNEGVCVAVNYWYDMDFTGPLYPLSTFVRSVYKKELRGEEEEKEEEKEEEEGEEKEAVNEQDLVDNAEQHQRLT
- the SPB1 gene encoding AdoMet-dependent rRNA methyltransferase spb1 (EggNog:ENOG503NUYV; COG:A; BUSCO:EOG09260V5Q); the protein is MAIQKKHGKGRLDKWYKLAKEKGYRARAAFKLIQLNKKYGFLEKSKVVLDLCAAPGSWCQVAAETMPKDSIIIGVDLSPIKPIPKVITFQSDITTEKCRATIRTHLKTWKADCVLHDGAPNVGTAWVQDSFNQAELALHSLKLATEFLIEGGAFVTKVFRSKDYNSLLWVLKQLFTKVEATKPPSSRNVSAEIFVVCLGYKAPKKLDPRLLDPRTVFEDVADTAPNNEAKVYNPEIKKRKRDGYEEGDYTQYKEIAASEFIQTTDPIAILGQYNALTFKQATNGDVALAALDKLPETTEEIRTCCADLKVLGRKEFKLLLKWRLKVREIFGFPTKKSAKASLADEVAEVEPMDEEMRIQEELQRIADKEKGKKKRERRNANEAKTKEIMRMQMHMTAPMDIGMEQEGPRGEGEIFKLKAVDENGALRKIAKGKMVVIKEAEQKRRGFDSGIGSSGDTDDESDEDGDRLERELDGLYDQYQERKSAADAKYRAKKARKEHDDEEWEGVSADEKGNSDDESDLEMESGSDSEDEDEMDVDEKPLISDLDGKGKGKEGLSKRANRFFENEVFADILGEIEEEEEGEEEEVQVLQDEEAAESSDDDIPSIEQQKKMRKEAAAAAKKEKDNTFEIVKRPKAEEQDSDSDWEAVEKKKKKDAKPDIDIVTAEAMTLAHQLARGEKTVHDVIDDGYNKYALKDRDGLPDWFLDDEKKHDKPHKPITKEAAQAIKEKLRAYNARPIKKVAEARARKKFKQAQKLEKLKKKADMLMGDEGLNEKEKASSISKLIAQANKKKRKAPVKVVKAAGANRGLQGRPKGVKGRYKMVDPRMKKEMRALKRVAKKKK